In the genome of Chryseobacterium sp. 52, the window TGTTACTGGAATTACCATCCAGAAAGCAGAAAAAATTGCGTTCAGAACTTTGACGACTTACCTGACGGCAAACAGTGGCTATATTAATGCTTATGATCAGTCAAAACAGGCCGCTATTGATCTTTATGGTGTAGGATCGAACGAATTACAGCAGGTAGTAAATGCCTGGTGCGCTGTAGGAGTAGGCAATTGTGCCAACTTGTTAGCGGTTGATGAAGCCACCAAATCTGATCTTCAAAATATTAAAATCTATCCTAATCCTGCTACTAACGGACAGTTTACTATTGAGTCCGGTATTAAAGGAAATGCAGACTATGAAATATATGATCTTTCGGGTAAATTGATCAAGTCAGCTGAAAAACTGGTAAAAGGAATCAATAAAGTAAACGGTAATGGAATACAGTCAGGAGTTTATTTGGTAAAAATAAATGCAGACGGAAATGTTATTTCGAAAAAAATTGTCGTTAAGTAATTTAATTTAATAGTTTTCATAAAAAGAATCCGTCTCACGATTGTCTGTGAGACGGATTTTTATGTTTAATACTTAAATTTCGCTTAGCGCTGTATTAATGAAATTCAGTTCATCCTGAGAAAGATCTATTGATATTGCTTTGGCATTTTCAATAGCCTGTTGAGCATTTCTGGCTCCTGCTAACACTACTGTGATGGCCGGCTGTAATGTAGTCCATCTTAATACTAGCTGTGAAAGGGAAGCTCCTTTATCCTTTGCAATAGGTTCTATTTTTTCTAAGAAATTTTTTACTTTGTTTAAATCAAACTGAGAAAAATAACCATTTCTGTGGTCGTTGTCTTTCAATTTATCTTCTTTGAAATATTTTCCGGTCAGAAGACCTCTTTCCATCGGGCTGTACACAATAATACCAGAATTGTTTTCGAGAGAATAAGGAACAAGATCGCTTTCAATAGTACGGTTCAGCATGCTGTAAGAAACCTGGTTACTGGCCAAATGCAGTGTTCTGCTGGCTTCCTGCATCTGAGGAACCGAATAATTGCTGACTCCTGCGGCAAGAACTTTTCCCTGCTGAATCAGAAGTTCCATCGCTTCCATCGTTTCGCAAATGGGTGTTGTGCTGTCCGGCCAGTGAAGCTGTAAAAGATCAATATAATCTGTTCCCAGTCTTTTTAAACTTTCTTCTACCTCTTTGATGATGTTGGATTTCGAAGCGTATTTATAAATGGGAATGGTTTTGCCTTCATCATCAGCATCGAAGAAAAATTCTCCTTTTCCCTGATTGCTTCCGTCCCAAACCAATCCGAATTTGGTTAATAACTGAATTTTTGAACGGTCTTTTCCTTTAATTGCCTCTCCAATCATCTCTTCGCTAAGCCCGAATCCGTAGAAAGGCGCTGTATCAATAGAGGTGACCCCGTGGTCCAGAGAAGCGTGAATTGAATTGATGGAATCCTGTTTTTCATTGCCGCCCCACATATTTCCTCCGATAGCGAATGCTCCGTGAGTAATTGCAGACAGTTCAAGTTCCGTATTTCCTAATTTTCTGTATTCCATTTTTTGTTTTGACTGTTTATTATGAAAATTTTTATTGCTCGCAGATTTCACAGATGACGCAGATTTTTTCGTCAACACAATAAAAATATTTGATTTTTTAAAGAACTTCTGTGATCTTATTTACAAAGCCATTCAACTTCAAATAGCCTAATTGTTATAAAGCTTTTGTGCCTAAATAACTCTGATTATTTATTAAGTTCTTTTAAGATGGCTTCACCCACACTTTTTGCAGACTGAGGATTCTGTCCCGTGATCACTCTCTGGTCAGTTACCACATGATTCTGCCAAAGTCCTGATTTTTCAAATTTTGCACCTCTTTCTTTCAGTTTGTCTTCCAGAAGAAAAGGAACTACTTGGGTTAATTTTACTTCTGCTTCTTCCTCATTGGTGAAAGCATTGATCTTTTTGCCATCTACTAAATATTGTCCGTTGTTGAGTTTAATATTGACCA includes:
- a CDS encoding aldo/keto reductase, giving the protein MEYRKLGNTELELSAITHGAFAIGGNMWGGNEKQDSINSIHASLDHGVTSIDTAPFYGFGLSEEMIGEAIKGKDRSKIQLLTKFGLVWDGSNQGKGEFFFDADDEGKTIPIYKYASKSNIIKEVEESLKRLGTDYIDLLQLHWPDSTTPICETMEAMELLIQQGKVLAAGVSNYSVPQMQEASRTLHLASNQVSYSMLNRTIESDLVPYSLENNSGIIVYSPMERGLLTGKYFKEDKLKDNDHRNGYFSQFDLNKVKNFLEKIEPIAKDKGASLSQLVLRWTTLQPAITVVLAGARNAQQAIENAKAISIDLSQDELNFINTALSEI